Proteins from a single region of Rhodothermales bacterium:
- a CDS encoding GNAT family N-acetyltransferase: MRDHPVLKTERLTLRSFRANDASRLQRLAGNEAVARTTFLPYPYNEGQAESWIRHQEEDYLAGRLTNFAIELRASQELIGSIGLMLEPAYRHAQLGYWLGEPYWGRGYGTEAAEAVVAHGFQHLDLHRIFAAHFSNNPASGRILIKVGMRHEGRQREHYLRFNVFEDAEIYGILRREFEERAAP, translated from the coding sequence ATGCGGGATCACCCCGTACTCAAAACGGAACGCCTTACATTACGGTCCTTCCGAGCCAACGATGCCTCGCGTCTACAGCGACTGGCGGGCAATGAAGCCGTCGCGCGAACGACGTTTCTCCCTTATCCGTACAACGAGGGCCAAGCGGAGAGCTGGATTCGTCATCAGGAGGAAGATTACCTCGCCGGCCGGCTCACCAACTTCGCCATCGAACTCCGGGCGTCCCAGGAACTGATCGGGTCGATCGGGCTCATGCTGGAGCCGGCGTACCGCCACGCGCAACTCGGCTACTGGCTGGGCGAGCCATACTGGGGGCGAGGGTATGGGACCGAGGCCGCGGAGGCGGTGGTGGCACACGGCTTCCAACACCTCGATCTACATCGTATCTTCGCCGCCCATTTCAGCAACAACCCGGCCTCGGGCCGCATCCTGATCAAGGTGGGCATGCGCCATGAAGGGCGCCAGCGTGAACACTACCTGCGGTTTAATGTCTTCGAAGATGCCGAAATATATGGCATCCTGCGGCGCGAATTCGAGGAAAGGGCGGCGCCATGA